The Rana temporaria chromosome 4, aRanTem1.1, whole genome shotgun sequence genome contains a region encoding:
- the LOC120935372 gene encoding cystatin-like, with the protein MATLHSLLAVLLLVAVSVKAHGGSKDVDARDKGAQKALEFSLQEYNKGSNDIYVNRVSKIHRVQKQIVNGIKYIIEVDIGRTECTKPTSNPEDCAFHTDPYISKTTFCHFEVISIPWLKQTEMKESKCY; encoded by the exons atggcGACGCTGCACTCTTTGTTGGCTGTGCTTTTGCTGGTAGCAGTATCTGTTAAAGCCCATGGAGGTTCGAAGGATGTGGACGCACGGGATAAAGGAGCACAGAAGGCCCTGGAATTTTCCCTACAAGAATACAATAAGGGCAGTAACGACATATATGTTAATCGAGTGTCCAAGATACACAGGGTCCAGAAACAG ATTGTCAATGGAATCAAATATATTATAGAAGTTGATATCGGTCGAACTGAATGTACAAAACCAACCTCCAATCCTGAGGACTGTGCTTTTCATACGGATCCCTACATTTCCAAG aCCACATTCTGCCATTTTGAAGTCATTTCTATTCCATGGCTGAAACAAACTGAAATGAAGGAGAGTAAATGCTACTGA